From one Triticum urartu cultivar G1812 chromosome 3, Tu2.1, whole genome shotgun sequence genomic stretch:
- the LOC125542522 gene encoding uncharacterized protein LOC125542522, with translation MTQGNKSEEPLVGCDGGILEEQEIQAEHRIRGPEMGNPVDKYFKRMNASQCALQVLLTQRWFRELDEWLDSQGSACDAYCKSLPYWCPASALCFDIKAVVNYASYNGDGEGASMAVDSCLRALDDFYKLLKQSPLSDPSTTEAMKRQIMVALGALDSILEFVPLNCMPRSIQKVLVDVCLEQKEKTLVCEHCEKPGLTEDESDEWRQWGSDSGDESDEWQQGSSDSEDESDEWQRVGPDSDDSLETRGEKQAQVLDRRSGHSYWLYFVSCVYW, from the exons ATGACCCAAG GAAACAAGTCTGAAGAACCACTCGTTGGATGTGATGGAGGAATCTTGGAAGAACAGGAAATTCAAGCCGAGCACAGGATAAGAG GGCCTGAGATGGGCAATCCAGTGGACAAATACTTTAAGAG GATGAATGCTTCACAGTGTGCTCTGCAAGTGCTGTTGACTCAACGCTGGTTCAGGGAACTTG ATGAATGGTTGGATTCTCAGGGATCAGCTTGCGATGCATACTGCAAATCACTACCTTACTGGTGTCCAGCATCAGCTCTGTGTTTTGATATTAAGGCA GTGGTAAACTATGCTTCCTATAATGGTGATGGAGAAGGTGCTTCCATGGCTGTAGATTCCTGCTTACG AGCTTTGGACGATTTCTATAAACTACTGAAGCAGTCACCTCTGAGTGATCCATCAACAACTGAAGCCATGAAGCGTCAAATCATGGTTGCCCTTGGCGCTCTAGACAG CATCTTGGAATTTGTACCGCTAAACTGTATGCCAAGGAGCATACAGAAGGTGCTTGTAGATGTCTGCCTGGAACAAAAAGAAAAAACACTAGTATGTGAACACTGCGAGAAGCCAGGCCTTACAGAGGATGAATCTGACGAATGGCGGCAATGGGGATCAGACTCGGGGGACGAATCGGATGAATGGCAGCAAGGGTCATCCGACTCggaggatgaatctgatgaatGGCAGCGAGTGGGACCTGACTCGGATGACTCCCTAGAGACCCGCGGGGAGAAGCAGGCACAGGTTCTGGATCGCCGGTCGGGGCACTCGTATTGGCTGTATTTTGTTTCCTGCGTATATTGGTAG
- the LOC125542524 gene encoding uncharacterized protein LOC125542524 — translation MALPALSFQPSTLMGSKAADSASGFPDWVFLCEEPRFLERRNETTAKCRTSEGQAVEVSFWLVDPPGVSYFTFNCPGLDPSVFHEKEPPSLVCAAAAFVVFCLSFRGSIDHFVYRAAPAGKQSLQLLPDRDPSSTVFRRTGFGLLPCADGQHYAVAYIDRQCLGKDSDWWFHAHVFSSETRAWSSHRVSLRHLTKSERLMCCRHGMSQQISVAGSLGWVELMRGIVLLCNLLDGNPVIKFIPFPESRVSFLDEDGHPELAPQYYCNVACSGDLIKFIEVEFDDPVVRTSGIGWRATVWERKISWDKWEIRSTVDVANISVDQSFSAVLPGLWCDETQKLDLKKLIFYTPLPSRRDDDLFYMVAKVNADDETAWAIAVDMERAGVEAMVQFSLGRYTYHIAMYSSCDFPKYLNMTPGAGMDNPADKCSKRMSVARLSAKQCVVQVLRTLDWLQELDQCLEIERSTDNTYRLLLQFSPVSSLRSSIRPMVKYANDQGEAASKAVDFCRRALEDFDLALHGSPSDPSASVEAMRSKISDVIQALDNIMQIVPSTLIPKEKMLGDASDQKRSKATSETREKPFEAKNTVYGCGCY, via the exons ATGGCGCTCCCCGCTCTTTCCTTCCAGCCCTCCACCCTGATGGGCTCAAAAGCCGCCGACTCCGCCTCCGGATTTCCCGACTGGGTCTTCCTCTGCGAGGAGCCGCGTTTCTTGGAACGCCGGAACGAGACCACCGCCAAGTGCCGGACCAGCGAGGGCCAAGCCGTGGAGGTGTCCTTCTGGCTCGTCGACCCGCCGGGCGTCTCCTACTTCACCTTCAACTGCCCCGGTCTCGACCCCTCCGTCTTCCACGAGAAGGAGCCGCCCTCCCTCGTCTGCGCCGCGGCCGCCTTCGTCGTCTTCTGCCTCTCATTCAGGGGCTCCATCGACCACTTCGTCTACAGAGCCGCCCCCGCAGGGAAGCAGTCGCTGCAGCTGCTCCCGGACCGGGACCCCAGCTCCACGGTCTTCAGGAGAACGGGGTTCGGCCTCTTGCCCTGCGCCGACGGCCAGCACTACGCCGTCGCCTACATCGACCGCCAGTGTCTTGGCAAAGATTCTGATTGGTGGTTTCATGCGCACGTCTTCTCGTCTGAAACTCGGGCGTGGAGCAGCCACAGGGTGTCGTTGCGGCACTTAACCAAGTCTGAGAGGCTCATGTGTTGTCGACATGGCATGTCACAGCAGATCTCTGTTGCAGGCTCACTGGGCTGGGTTGAGCTCATGCGTGGCATTGTCCTTCTTTGCAACCTGTTGGACGGGAATCCTGTCATCAAATTTATCCCGTTCCCCGAATCAAGGGTTAGCTTTCTCGACGAGGATGGCCACCCTGAGCTCGCCCCTCAGTATTATTGCAATGTTGCCTGCTCCGGCGATCTCATCAAATTCATCGAGGTAGAATTTGATGACCCTGTTGTCAGGACCAGCGGTATAGGTTGGAGAGCCACTGTGTGGGAGAGGAAGATCTCCTGGGACAAGTGGGAGATCCGCTCCACGGTCGATGTTGCTAACATCTCAGTTGACCAAAGTTTTTCTGCTGTATTGCCTGGGCTGTGGTGTGATGAGACCCAAAAACTGGACTTGAAGAAACTTATTTTCTATACCCCGCTGCCGAGCAGGCGTGATGACGATCTTTTTTACATGGTGGCTAAGGTGAATGCTGACGACGAGACTGCCTGGGCCATCGCAGTTGACATGGAAAGGGCAGGTGTGGAAGCAATGGTCCAGTTCTCTCTTGGACGGTACACGTACCACATTGCAATGTACTCTTCATGCGACTTCCCCAAGTACCTCAACATGACCCCAG GGGCAGGCATGGATAATCCAGCGGACAAGTGCTCTAAGCG GATGTCTGTTGCCAGGTTGAGTGCAAAGCAGTGTGTGGTGCAAGTGCTGCGGACTCTAGACTGGCTTCAAGAACTTG ATCAATGCTTGGAAATTGAGAGGTCAACTGACAACACATACAGATTATTACTTCAGTTTTCTCCAGTATCATCTCTGCGTTCCAGTATCAGACCA ATGGTAAAATATGCTAATGATCAAGGTGAAGCTGCATCGAAGGCTGTGGATTTTTGCCGAAG AGCTTTGGAAGATTTCGACTTGGCTCTACACGGATCACCGAGTGATCCTTCAGCATCCGTTGAAGCCATGCGTAGCAAAATCAGTGATGTCATTCAAGCTTTGGACAA CATCATGCAAATTGTGCCATCAACACTGATACCGAAAGAAAAGATGCTTGGAGATGCCAGCGACCAAAAAAGATCAAAGGCAACATCTGAAACTCGTGAGAAGCCATTCGAGGCAAAGAATACAGTTTATGGGTGTGGCTGCTACTGA
- the LOC125542525 gene encoding uncharacterized protein LOC125542525, with product MMVLILCLWKSLGGLDKSLFDFYMDHKVKCLKRKLSCAGRRNMGSVQKSSASKSMDFDASDVPFATRVESNFGDHFGSEFAHELVDLVQARHQEKPKIFVECSESLIVDVLNCVLQSSFLANIHASVEVFGSENHSLSKFSFECFYSICYPQYKVCEI from the exons ATGATGGTTCTAATCCTATGTCTTTG GAAGTCTCTAGGAGGGCTTGACAAATCTCTATTTGACTTCTATATGGATCAT AAAGTGAAATGTTTGAAGAGGAAGTTATCATGTGCTGGAAGAAGAAACATG GGTTCTGTTCAAAAATCTTCAGCGAGTAAGAGTATGGATTTTGATGCATCTGATGTTCCATTTGCTACAAGAGTTGAGTCAAATTTTGGTGATCATTTTGGCTCTGAG TTTGCTCATGAACTTGTGGATCTTGTTCAGGCCAGACATCAAGAGAAGCCTAAGATTTTTGTTGAATGTTCAGAGTCTCTCATTGTTGATGTATTGAATTGTGTGTTGCAATCTTCTTTTCTTGCAAACATTCATGCTTCCGTGGAAGTTTTTGGCAGTGAGAATCATTCACTGAGCAAGTTCTCATTTG AGTGTTTCTATTCAATCTGCTATCCCCAATACAAAGTCTGCGAGATTTGA